One part of the Glycine soja cultivar W05 chromosome 11, ASM419377v2, whole genome shotgun sequence genome encodes these proteins:
- the LOC114376753 gene encoding protein ZINC INDUCED FACILITATOR-LIKE 1-like isoform X2: MEENVKQPLLERKYYEDCPGCKVDQAKELSEGQGVPVRNLFIIWMVVLCADKHSCYKVAKLALPISSLFPFLYFMVRDFNIAKTEADISSYAGYVGSAFMFGRCLTSVMWGIVADRYGRKPVIVIGIIVVVIFNTLFGLSTSFWMAVIMRFLLGSLNGLLGPVKAYATELFREEHQALGLSTCSLGSRFNHWPSIGRLFGSVEKYPHIFSKDSFWDKFPYFLPNFIISAVAFVVVIGCIWIPETLHNHNCRNESIDNAEALENGGSVASKDKIIQKKENLLLNWPLMSSVIVYCVFALHDIAYQEVFSLWAVSPQRLGGLNFTTDDVGNVLSISGLALIIYQLTIYPSVEKASGPIVIGRISGMISIPLLQSYPFIALLSGLAIYIVLSIASVLKNILSATINTGLFLLQNRAVEQHQRGAANGISMTGMSLFKAIGPATGGAILTWSQKRMDASFLPGTHMVFFALNIVEALGLLMLFKPFLVEKNKTHSNQLH, translated from the exons ATGGAAGAGAATGTTAAGCAGCCATTGTTGGAGAGGAAGTACTACGAGGACTGCCCAGGTTGTAAAGTGGATCAAGCCAAAGAGTTGAGTGAGGGACAAGGTGTACCTGTTAGAAATCTTTTCATCATATGGATGGTGGTGTTGTGTGCTg ACAAACACAGTTGCTACAAGGTTGCTAAACTAG CGTTGCCCATATCGTCTCTCTTCCCCTTCCTTTATTTCATG GTAAGGGATTTTAATATTGCAAAAACAGAAGCTGACATTAGTTCTTATGCTGGTTATGTTG GTTCTGCATTCATGTTTGGAAGATGTTTGACATCTGTAATGTGGGGTATTGTAGCTGATCGCTATGGCCGAAAGCCTGTTATAGTTATAGGGATTATTGTAGT TGTCATTTTCAACACACTATTTGGCcttagcacaagtttttggatGGCAGTTATAATGAGATTTCTTCTGGGAAGTTTAAATGGTTTGCTTGGACCAGTGAAG GCCTATGCCACTGAACTTTTTCGAGAAGAACACCAGGCTCTGGGACTCTCAACT TGCAGCTTGGGGAGTAGGTTTAATCATTGGCCCAGCATTGGGAGGCTATTTGGCTCGG TAGAGAAGTACCCCCATATATTTTCAAAGGATTCCTTCTGGGATAA GTTTCCTTACTTCTTGCCCAACTTTATAATATCAGCAGTTGCATTTGTAGTAGTCATTGGTTGTATCTGGATTCCG GAGACACTTCACAACCACAATTGTAGAAATGAATCCATAGACAATGCTGAAGCTTTAGAAAACGGTGGCAGTGTGGCCAGTAAAGACAAGATaatccaaaagaaggaaaacctccTCCTGAACTGGCCCTTAATGTCATCGGTCATTGTTTATTGTGTTTTCGCACTTCATGATATTGCATATCAAGAG GTTTTCTCATTATGGGCTGTGAGTCCTCAAAGGTTGGGGGGTTTGAACTTTACAACTGATGATGTTGGTAATGTTCTTTCAATATCAG GTCTAGCACTTATCATTTACCAACTTACCATATACCCATCCGTGGAAAAAGCTAGTGGACCTATTGTTATTGGTCGCATTTCTGGG ATGATATCCATACCACTTTTGCAAAGTTACCCCTTCATAGCGTTGTTGTCAGGCTTAGCAATATACATAGTGTTAAGTATTGCTTCAGTTTTGAAGAATATTCTGTCT GCGACCATTAATACTGGTTTGTTCCTTCTACAAAACCGAGCAGTG gaACAACACCAAAGGGGGGCAGCTAATGGCATTTCCATGACAGGCATGTCTCTATTCAAAGCTATTGGCCCTGCTACAGGTGGTGCAAT ATTAACTTGGTCACAAAAGCGAATGGATGCTTCATTTCTCCCAG GCACCCATATGGTCTTCTTTGCCTTGAACATAGTTGAAGCACTTGGATTACTAATGTTGTTCAAACCATTCCTAGTTGAAAAGAACAAAACGCACTCAAATCAGTTACATTGA
- the LOC114376753 gene encoding protein ZINC INDUCED FACILITATOR-LIKE 1-like isoform X3, which produces MEENVKQPLLERKYYEDCPGCKVDQAKELSEGQGVPVRNLFIIWMVVLCAALPISSLFPFLYFMVRDFNIAKTEADISSYAGYVGSAFMFGRCLTSVMWGIVADRYGRKPVIVIGIIVVVIFNTLFGLSTSFWMAVIMRFLLGSLNGLLGPVKAYATELFREEHQALGLSTVSAAWGVGLIIGPALGGYLARPVEKYPHIFSKDSFWDKFPYFLPNFIISAVAFVVVIGCIWIPETLHNHNCRNESIDNAEALENGGSVASKDKIIQKKENLLLNWPLMSSVIVYCVFALHDIAYQEVFSLWAVSPQRLGGLNFTTDDVGNVLSISGLALIIYQLTIYPSVEKASGPIVIGRISGMISIPLLQSYPFIALLSGLAIYIVLSIASVLKNILSATINTGLFLLQNRAVEQHQRGAANGISMTGMSLFKAIGPATGGAILTWSQKRMDASFLPGTHMVFFALNIVEALGLLMLFKPFLVEKNKTHSNQLH; this is translated from the exons ATGGAAGAGAATGTTAAGCAGCCATTGTTGGAGAGGAAGTACTACGAGGACTGCCCAGGTTGTAAAGTGGATCAAGCCAAAGAGTTGAGTGAGGGACAAGGTGTACCTGTTAGAAATCTTTTCATCATATGGATGGTGGTGTTGTGTGCTg CGTTGCCCATATCGTCTCTCTTCCCCTTCCTTTATTTCATG GTAAGGGATTTTAATATTGCAAAAACAGAAGCTGACATTAGTTCTTATGCTGGTTATGTTG GTTCTGCATTCATGTTTGGAAGATGTTTGACATCTGTAATGTGGGGTATTGTAGCTGATCGCTATGGCCGAAAGCCTGTTATAGTTATAGGGATTATTGTAGT TGTCATTTTCAACACACTATTTGGCcttagcacaagtttttggatGGCAGTTATAATGAGATTTCTTCTGGGAAGTTTAAATGGTTTGCTTGGACCAGTGAAG GCCTATGCCACTGAACTTTTTCGAGAAGAACACCAGGCTCTGGGACTCTCAACT GTCAGTGCAGCTTGGGGAGTAGGTTTAATCATTGGCCCAGCATTGGGAGGCTATTTGGCTCGG cCAGTAGAGAAGTACCCCCATATATTTTCAAAGGATTCCTTCTGGGATAA GTTTCCTTACTTCTTGCCCAACTTTATAATATCAGCAGTTGCATTTGTAGTAGTCATTGGTTGTATCTGGATTCCG GAGACACTTCACAACCACAATTGTAGAAATGAATCCATAGACAATGCTGAAGCTTTAGAAAACGGTGGCAGTGTGGCCAGTAAAGACAAGATaatccaaaagaaggaaaacctccTCCTGAACTGGCCCTTAATGTCATCGGTCATTGTTTATTGTGTTTTCGCACTTCATGATATTGCATATCAAGAG GTTTTCTCATTATGGGCTGTGAGTCCTCAAAGGTTGGGGGGTTTGAACTTTACAACTGATGATGTTGGTAATGTTCTTTCAATATCAG GTCTAGCACTTATCATTTACCAACTTACCATATACCCATCCGTGGAAAAAGCTAGTGGACCTATTGTTATTGGTCGCATTTCTGGG ATGATATCCATACCACTTTTGCAAAGTTACCCCTTCATAGCGTTGTTGTCAGGCTTAGCAATATACATAGTGTTAAGTATTGCTTCAGTTTTGAAGAATATTCTGTCT GCGACCATTAATACTGGTTTGTTCCTTCTACAAAACCGAGCAGTG gaACAACACCAAAGGGGGGCAGCTAATGGCATTTCCATGACAGGCATGTCTCTATTCAAAGCTATTGGCCCTGCTACAGGTGGTGCAAT ATTAACTTGGTCACAAAAGCGAATGGATGCTTCATTTCTCCCAG GCACCCATATGGTCTTCTTTGCCTTGAACATAGTTGAAGCACTTGGATTACTAATGTTGTTCAAACCATTCCTAGTTGAAAAGAACAAAACGCACTCAAATCAGTTACATTGA
- the LOC114376753 gene encoding protein ZINC INDUCED FACILITATOR-LIKE 1-like isoform X4: protein MEENVKQPLLERKYYEDCPGCKVDQAKELSEGQGVPVRNLFIIWMVVLCADKHSCYKVAKLALPISSLFPFLYFMVRDFNIAKTEADISSYAGYVGSAFMFGRCLTSVMWGIVADRYGRKPVIVIGIIVVVIFNTLFGLSTSFWMAVIMRFLLGSLNGLLGPVKAYATELFREEHQALGLSTVSAAWGVGLIIGPALGGYLARPVEKYPHIFSKDSFWDKFPYFLPNFIISAVAFVVVIGCIWIPETLHNHNCRNESIDNAEALENGGSVASKDKIIQKKENLLLNWPLMSSVIVYCVFALHDIAYQEVFSLWAVSPQRLGGLNFTTDDVGNVLSISGLALIIYQLTIYPSVEKASGPIVIGRISGMISIPLLQSYPFIALLSGLAIYIVLSIASVLKNILSATINTGLFLLQNRAVEQHQRGAANGISMTD, encoded by the exons ATGGAAGAGAATGTTAAGCAGCCATTGTTGGAGAGGAAGTACTACGAGGACTGCCCAGGTTGTAAAGTGGATCAAGCCAAAGAGTTGAGTGAGGGACAAGGTGTACCTGTTAGAAATCTTTTCATCATATGGATGGTGGTGTTGTGTGCTg ACAAACACAGTTGCTACAAGGTTGCTAAACTAG CGTTGCCCATATCGTCTCTCTTCCCCTTCCTTTATTTCATG GTAAGGGATTTTAATATTGCAAAAACAGAAGCTGACATTAGTTCTTATGCTGGTTATGTTG GTTCTGCATTCATGTTTGGAAGATGTTTGACATCTGTAATGTGGGGTATTGTAGCTGATCGCTATGGCCGAAAGCCTGTTATAGTTATAGGGATTATTGTAGT TGTCATTTTCAACACACTATTTGGCcttagcacaagtttttggatGGCAGTTATAATGAGATTTCTTCTGGGAAGTTTAAATGGTTTGCTTGGACCAGTGAAG GCCTATGCCACTGAACTTTTTCGAGAAGAACACCAGGCTCTGGGACTCTCAACT GTCAGTGCAGCTTGGGGAGTAGGTTTAATCATTGGCCCAGCATTGGGAGGCTATTTGGCTCGG cCAGTAGAGAAGTACCCCCATATATTTTCAAAGGATTCCTTCTGGGATAA GTTTCCTTACTTCTTGCCCAACTTTATAATATCAGCAGTTGCATTTGTAGTAGTCATTGGTTGTATCTGGATTCCG GAGACACTTCACAACCACAATTGTAGAAATGAATCCATAGACAATGCTGAAGCTTTAGAAAACGGTGGCAGTGTGGCCAGTAAAGACAAGATaatccaaaagaaggaaaacctccTCCTGAACTGGCCCTTAATGTCATCGGTCATTGTTTATTGTGTTTTCGCACTTCATGATATTGCATATCAAGAG GTTTTCTCATTATGGGCTGTGAGTCCTCAAAGGTTGGGGGGTTTGAACTTTACAACTGATGATGTTGGTAATGTTCTTTCAATATCAG GTCTAGCACTTATCATTTACCAACTTACCATATACCCATCCGTGGAAAAAGCTAGTGGACCTATTGTTATTGGTCGCATTTCTGGG ATGATATCCATACCACTTTTGCAAAGTTACCCCTTCATAGCGTTGTTGTCAGGCTTAGCAATATACATAGTGTTAAGTATTGCTTCAGTTTTGAAGAATATTCTGTCT GCGACCATTAATACTGGTTTGTTCCTTCTACAAAACCGAGCAGTG gaACAACACCAAAGGGGGGCAGCTAATGGCATTTCCATGACAG ATTAA
- the LOC114376753 gene encoding protein ZINC INDUCED FACILITATOR-LIKE 1-like isoform X5 produces the protein MIKNVVGSAFMFGRCLTSVMWGIVADRYGRKPVIVIGIIVVVIFNTLFGLSTSFWMAVIMRFLLGSLNGLLGPVKAYATELFREEHQALGLSTVSAAWGVGLIIGPALGGYLARPVEKYPHIFSKDSFWDKFPYFLPNFIISAVAFVVVIGCIWIPETLHNHNCRNESIDNAEALENGGSVASKDKIIQKKENLLLNWPLMSSVIVYCVFALHDIAYQEVFSLWAVSPQRLGGLNFTTDDVGNVLSISGLALIIYQLTIYPSVEKASGPIVIGRISGMISIPLLQSYPFIALLSGLAIYIVLSIASVLKNILSATINTGLFLLQNRAVEQHQRGAANGISMTGMSLFKAIGPATGGAILTWSQKRMDASFLPGTHMVFFALNIVEALGLLMLFKPFLVEKNKTHSNQLH, from the exons ATGATAAAAAATGTTGTAGGTTCTGCATTCATGTTTGGAAGATGTTTGACATCTGTAATGTGGGGTATTGTAGCTGATCGCTATGGCCGAAAGCCTGTTATAGTTATAGGGATTATTGTAGT TGTCATTTTCAACACACTATTTGGCcttagcacaagtttttggatGGCAGTTATAATGAGATTTCTTCTGGGAAGTTTAAATGGTTTGCTTGGACCAGTGAAG GCCTATGCCACTGAACTTTTTCGAGAAGAACACCAGGCTCTGGGACTCTCAACT GTCAGTGCAGCTTGGGGAGTAGGTTTAATCATTGGCCCAGCATTGGGAGGCTATTTGGCTCGG cCAGTAGAGAAGTACCCCCATATATTTTCAAAGGATTCCTTCTGGGATAA GTTTCCTTACTTCTTGCCCAACTTTATAATATCAGCAGTTGCATTTGTAGTAGTCATTGGTTGTATCTGGATTCCG GAGACACTTCACAACCACAATTGTAGAAATGAATCCATAGACAATGCTGAAGCTTTAGAAAACGGTGGCAGTGTGGCCAGTAAAGACAAGATaatccaaaagaaggaaaacctccTCCTGAACTGGCCCTTAATGTCATCGGTCATTGTTTATTGTGTTTTCGCACTTCATGATATTGCATATCAAGAG GTTTTCTCATTATGGGCTGTGAGTCCTCAAAGGTTGGGGGGTTTGAACTTTACAACTGATGATGTTGGTAATGTTCTTTCAATATCAG GTCTAGCACTTATCATTTACCAACTTACCATATACCCATCCGTGGAAAAAGCTAGTGGACCTATTGTTATTGGTCGCATTTCTGGG ATGATATCCATACCACTTTTGCAAAGTTACCCCTTCATAGCGTTGTTGTCAGGCTTAGCAATATACATAGTGTTAAGTATTGCTTCAGTTTTGAAGAATATTCTGTCT GCGACCATTAATACTGGTTTGTTCCTTCTACAAAACCGAGCAGTG gaACAACACCAAAGGGGGGCAGCTAATGGCATTTCCATGACAGGCATGTCTCTATTCAAAGCTATTGGCCCTGCTACAGGTGGTGCAAT ATTAACTTGGTCACAAAAGCGAATGGATGCTTCATTTCTCCCAG GCACCCATATGGTCTTCTTTGCCTTGAACATAGTTGAAGCACTTGGATTACTAATGTTGTTCAAACCATTCCTAGTTGAAAAGAACAAAACGCACTCAAATCAGTTACATTGA
- the LOC114376753 gene encoding protein ZINC INDUCED FACILITATOR-LIKE 1-like isoform X1 → MEENVKQPLLERKYYEDCPGCKVDQAKELSEGQGVPVRNLFIIWMVVLCADKHSCYKVAKLALPISSLFPFLYFMVRDFNIAKTEADISSYAGYVGSAFMFGRCLTSVMWGIVADRYGRKPVIVIGIIVVVIFNTLFGLSTSFWMAVIMRFLLGSLNGLLGPVKAYATELFREEHQALGLSTVSAAWGVGLIIGPALGGYLARPVEKYPHIFSKDSFWDKFPYFLPNFIISAVAFVVVIGCIWIPETLHNHNCRNESIDNAEALENGGSVASKDKIIQKKENLLLNWPLMSSVIVYCVFALHDIAYQEVFSLWAVSPQRLGGLNFTTDDVGNVLSISGLALIIYQLTIYPSVEKASGPIVIGRISGMISIPLLQSYPFIALLSGLAIYIVLSIASVLKNILSATINTGLFLLQNRAVEQHQRGAANGISMTGMSLFKAIGPATGGAILTWSQKRMDASFLPGTHMVFFALNIVEALGLLMLFKPFLVEKNKTHSNQLH, encoded by the exons ATGGAAGAGAATGTTAAGCAGCCATTGTTGGAGAGGAAGTACTACGAGGACTGCCCAGGTTGTAAAGTGGATCAAGCCAAAGAGTTGAGTGAGGGACAAGGTGTACCTGTTAGAAATCTTTTCATCATATGGATGGTGGTGTTGTGTGCTg ACAAACACAGTTGCTACAAGGTTGCTAAACTAG CGTTGCCCATATCGTCTCTCTTCCCCTTCCTTTATTTCATG GTAAGGGATTTTAATATTGCAAAAACAGAAGCTGACATTAGTTCTTATGCTGGTTATGTTG GTTCTGCATTCATGTTTGGAAGATGTTTGACATCTGTAATGTGGGGTATTGTAGCTGATCGCTATGGCCGAAAGCCTGTTATAGTTATAGGGATTATTGTAGT TGTCATTTTCAACACACTATTTGGCcttagcacaagtttttggatGGCAGTTATAATGAGATTTCTTCTGGGAAGTTTAAATGGTTTGCTTGGACCAGTGAAG GCCTATGCCACTGAACTTTTTCGAGAAGAACACCAGGCTCTGGGACTCTCAACT GTCAGTGCAGCTTGGGGAGTAGGTTTAATCATTGGCCCAGCATTGGGAGGCTATTTGGCTCGG cCAGTAGAGAAGTACCCCCATATATTTTCAAAGGATTCCTTCTGGGATAA GTTTCCTTACTTCTTGCCCAACTTTATAATATCAGCAGTTGCATTTGTAGTAGTCATTGGTTGTATCTGGATTCCG GAGACACTTCACAACCACAATTGTAGAAATGAATCCATAGACAATGCTGAAGCTTTAGAAAACGGTGGCAGTGTGGCCAGTAAAGACAAGATaatccaaaagaaggaaaacctccTCCTGAACTGGCCCTTAATGTCATCGGTCATTGTTTATTGTGTTTTCGCACTTCATGATATTGCATATCAAGAG GTTTTCTCATTATGGGCTGTGAGTCCTCAAAGGTTGGGGGGTTTGAACTTTACAACTGATGATGTTGGTAATGTTCTTTCAATATCAG GTCTAGCACTTATCATTTACCAACTTACCATATACCCATCCGTGGAAAAAGCTAGTGGACCTATTGTTATTGGTCGCATTTCTGGG ATGATATCCATACCACTTTTGCAAAGTTACCCCTTCATAGCGTTGTTGTCAGGCTTAGCAATATACATAGTGTTAAGTATTGCTTCAGTTTTGAAGAATATTCTGTCT GCGACCATTAATACTGGTTTGTTCCTTCTACAAAACCGAGCAGTG gaACAACACCAAAGGGGGGCAGCTAATGGCATTTCCATGACAGGCATGTCTCTATTCAAAGCTATTGGCCCTGCTACAGGTGGTGCAAT ATTAACTTGGTCACAAAAGCGAATGGATGCTTCATTTCTCCCAG GCACCCATATGGTCTTCTTTGCCTTGAACATAGTTGAAGCACTTGGATTACTAATGTTGTTCAAACCATTCCTAGTTGAAAAGAACAAAACGCACTCAAATCAGTTACATTGA